TCGTGGGACGCAGGACGCCGGGGGTGGTCACCCGGGTGCCGACGAGGGAGTTGACGAGCGTGGACTTGCCCGCGCCGGTGGACCCGCCGACGACCGCGAGCAGCGGCGCGTCGAGGGTCATCAGCCGCGGGATCACGTAGTCCTCGAGCTGGTCGACCATCTCGGCCCGCGCGGCCCGCTGCTCCGCGGCGCCGGGGAGCTCGAGCGGCAGCCGGGCCTCCTGCAGCGCCCCGCGCAGCCGCACGAGCGCGGTCACCATGGCGGTCGTGGTGTCGTCGTCGCGGCGTCCCGGCGTCGGCTCGGCCGGCTGCTGGTCGGCGGGCTGACCAGGGGTCGCGTCGTCGTTGTCGTTCATCGGGTGGGGACCACCTGTCCGGGGAAGGAGATGTAGGGGCGGATCCGGCGGAGCTCGTCGACGTGCTCCTGTCCGCGCGCGGCGAAGTCGTCGGGCGCCGTGCCGCGCAGGTAGCGGTGGTGGAGGTAGCCGAGCTCGATGGCGGCGGCCTGGTAGTCGCGCATGGCGCGCTCGGCGAGCGGGCCGCCCTGCTGGCGTGCCCAGCGGCGGGCGTGGCGCCGGGCGCGCAGGTCGACCAGCCACGGGATGTCGGTGGCGGGGAGCAGCCCGCGGTCGGCGGCGTCCTGGAGGGCGAGCGCGAGCATCGGGCGCTCGGAGCGGCGGCGGTAGACGGCGAAGGCGACGACCCCGACGAACGCCGGGAACATCAAGGTGCCGTAGACGACGACGAAGTCGCCCGTGCCGGTGAGCGTCGAGGTGTTCCAGACCCCGTGGAGGAAGGCCGCGAGCAGCAGCCCCACGAGCGGCGCGAGGAGCCGCACCGACGTCCGCCGCGACGCGATGGCCAGGCCGACGCCGATGCCGATGAACGCCGTGAAGAACGGGTGGGCGAAGGGGCTGATCAGGCAGCGCACGACGAACGTCGCGGTGAGCGCCGTCGTGCCGCCGGGGCCGAGGCCGTCGGTGCCGTCGTAGGCGGCGGCGAGGAAGAGGATGTTCTCGGTGTAGGCGAAGCCGATGCCGACCATCCCGGCGTAGACGATGCCGTCGAGGACGCCGTCGAGCTCGTGGCGCCGCCACCAGAGCAGCAGGAAGAGGAAGGCGCCCTTGGCCAGCTCCTCGGTGACAGGGGCGACGACGCTGAGCGTCTCGGGCTCGCTCGCGCCGCCGGCGAAGCTGATGCCCTGGAAGACGATCGCCGCTCCCGTGGCGGCGAACGCGCCCCACAGCAGGCCGGCCAGGAGCAGGTTGCGCGGCTCGGGCTCGTAGCGGTCGAGCCACATGAAGCAGCCGACCAGCGGGCCGACCGGGATCGCGGCGAGGAGTGCCGCCAGCGCCAGGGACCCGGGAGCGCCGGAGAGTGCGATGACCGCGGCCATGAGGAGGCCCCCGAGGAGGACCAACGCAGCCACCACGACGGTGAACGCGACACTGTCGCGACGGCCTCGTTGCATGGACTCGACCCTAACGGAGCAGCGTCCGTCCGCCGGTGCTGGCGCACCCGTCGGGAGGGACGGCGCGCGGTCGGGTCGACGCCCCGGCCCGGCGTAGAGTGGCCGCGTGAGCGAGCCGACTGCCGAGATCCCCGCCGAGAGCGTCCAGACCGCCGACGCCGACGAGCACCCCCGCACCGAGTCGCACGACCCCGCGGTCCCCGCCGCCTACGCCGCCTTCATGCGCAAGGGCTGGGGCGACCGGGCGCTCGACATGCCGCGCCACCCGGTGGCCGACCTCGCCGCCGCCCGTCGCGCGCGGCTCGCCGACGCCTTCCCCGACGACCGGCTCGTGCTGCCCGCCGG
The sequence above is drawn from the Nocardioides sp. zg-1228 genome and encodes:
- a CDS encoding PrsW family intramembrane metalloprotease, translated to MQRGRRDSVAFTVVVAALVLLGGLLMAAVIALSGAPGSLALAALLAAIPVGPLVGCFMWLDRYEPEPRNLLLAGLLWGAFAATGAAIVFQGISFAGGASEPETLSVVAPVTEELAKGAFLFLLLWWRRHELDGVLDGIVYAGMVGIGFAYTENILFLAAAYDGTDGLGPGGTTALTATFVVRCLISPFAHPFFTAFIGIGVGLAIASRRTSVRLLAPLVGLLLAAFLHGVWNTSTLTGTGDFVVVYGTLMFPAFVGVVAFAVYRRRSERPMLALALQDAADRGLLPATDIPWLVDLRARRHARRWARQQGGPLAERAMRDYQAAAIELGYLHHRYLRGTAPDDFAARGQEHVDELRRIRPYISFPGQVVPTR